The Serpentinimonas maccroryi genome has a segment encoding these proteins:
- a CDS encoding 2Fe-2S iron-sulfur cluster-binding protein — MNLNDHPTVRRVRLKTVPSIRPADESVDAGWLKQLVLEAGADDVGFVEIGRPALDDQREDILKAFPHTKTLVSFVVRMNREAVRTPARSVSNTEFHHSGEEVNHVAREVVQALEDRGIRAMNPAMGFPMEMHRFPNKIWVVSHKPVAVAAGLGMMGIHRNVIHEKFGNFILLGTILVGAEVSESSRPINYNPCLECKLCVAACPVGAISPDGSFNFTSCYTHNYREFMGGFTDWVEQVADSSSARDYRGRVSDSESASMWQSLSYGANYKAAYCLAVCPAGEDVIGPFLADRKAHLDQVVRPLQEREETVYVTQNSDAEDHVTKRFPHKTIKHVGNSLRPNSIDAFLNGMPNVFQPGKSAGLNATYHFTFTGHEQRQVTVVIQQQKISVKEGHVGQPDLRVTADSQTWVGFLRAERNMVWALVRRKIRLAGPPKLLLAFGKCFPSAGGRQERVELEPRPSRLRGEPAAFVKNDPATGEVRWRGKLTLSEVVDEAHEVKTFRFTPPAGGELPFNYLPGQFVTLHIAPGGVPTKRSYTIASSPTWSDRIEITVKREGQGLVSRWLHDELGVGDEVEVEAPNGTFFFSGQEAGRVVLIGGGVGITPLMSAVRYLAETCWPGEVHLVLGFRSPRDFIFREELAALQARHPNLAVTVTMSAPGDEPWSGRVGRIDAALLASAVPNLAAQQVHVCGPLPMMDAIIAALGSLGVPPAQIKREAFGTVKRSPSGKETTSTEIAGRALFLASGVTAPVPVDATILDAADTAGVPIDNACRSGTCASCRVKLVSGRVTMAAEDALTDQDRAEGYILACQAKIQGDVEVDA, encoded by the coding sequence ATGAACCTCAACGATCACCCGACCGTGCGGCGGGTTCGCCTCAAGACGGTGCCCAGCATTCGGCCCGCGGACGAGTCGGTGGACGCCGGCTGGTTGAAACAACTGGTCCTCGAGGCCGGTGCCGATGACGTGGGATTTGTGGAGATCGGCCGACCCGCTTTGGACGACCAGCGCGAGGACATCCTCAAGGCGTTCCCTCACACCAAGACGCTCGTCAGCTTCGTGGTCCGCATGAACCGAGAGGCCGTTCGGACGCCGGCCCGGTCGGTCTCCAACACCGAGTTCCACCACAGCGGCGAGGAGGTCAACCACGTCGCCCGGGAGGTGGTTCAAGCCCTTGAGGACCGGGGCATCCGGGCAATGAACCCGGCCATGGGCTTCCCCATGGAGATGCACCGCTTCCCCAACAAGATCTGGGTCGTGTCGCACAAGCCGGTGGCGGTCGCGGCGGGGCTGGGCATGATGGGCATCCACCGCAACGTGATCCACGAGAAGTTCGGCAACTTCATCCTGCTCGGGACGATCCTGGTTGGGGCCGAGGTGTCGGAGTCCAGCCGGCCGATCAACTACAACCCGTGCCTGGAATGCAAGCTGTGCGTGGCCGCGTGCCCCGTGGGGGCCATCTCGCCGGACGGGAGCTTCAACTTCACGTCCTGCTATACCCACAACTACCGGGAGTTCATGGGCGGCTTCACCGACTGGGTCGAGCAAGTGGCCGACAGCAGTAGCGCCCGCGACTACCGCGGTCGGGTCAGCGATTCCGAGTCGGCCTCGATGTGGCAGAGCCTGTCCTACGGCGCGAACTACAAGGCCGCGTACTGCCTGGCGGTGTGCCCGGCCGGGGAGGACGTGATCGGGCCGTTCCTCGCCGATCGGAAGGCCCACCTCGACCAAGTGGTGCGACCCCTCCAGGAGCGGGAGGAGACGGTCTACGTCACCCAGAACTCCGACGCCGAGGACCACGTCACCAAGCGCTTCCCCCACAAGACGATCAAGCACGTGGGCAACAGCCTGCGGCCGAACAGCATCGACGCCTTCCTGAACGGGATGCCGAACGTCTTCCAGCCGGGCAAGTCGGCCGGCCTGAACGCCACCTACCACTTCACCTTCACCGGCCACGAGCAGCGCCAGGTGACGGTCGTGATCCAGCAGCAGAAGATCAGTGTTAAGGAGGGGCACGTCGGCCAGCCCGATCTCCGCGTGACCGCGGACTCGCAAACGTGGGTCGGGTTCCTGAGGGCCGAGCGGAACATGGTGTGGGCCTTGGTGCGGAGGAAGATTCGGCTCGCCGGCCCGCCCAAGTTGCTGCTGGCGTTTGGCAAGTGCTTCCCGAGCGCGGGCGGCCGGCAGGAGCGGGTCGAGCTTGAGCCACGACCCTCAAGGCTCAGGGGAGAGCCCGCGGCCTTCGTGAAGAACGACCCTGCCACCGGTGAGGTCCGGTGGCGGGGCAAACTCACGCTCTCGGAGGTGGTGGACGAGGCGCACGAGGTGAAGACTTTCCGCTTCACTCCCCCCGCGGGCGGGGAACTCCCGTTTAACTACCTGCCCGGCCAGTTCGTGACGCTCCATATCGCGCCCGGCGGAGTCCCGACCAAACGCTCCTACACGATCGCGTCGTCGCCGACCTGGAGCGACCGGATAGAGATCACGGTCAAGCGTGAAGGCCAGGGACTGGTCTCGCGGTGGCTGCACGACGAACTGGGGGTCGGGGACGAGGTCGAGGTCGAAGCGCCGAACGGCACGTTCTTTTTCAGCGGCCAGGAGGCAGGCCGGGTGGTACTGATCGGCGGCGGGGTGGGAATCACGCCACTGATGAGCGCGGTGCGTTACCTCGCCGAGACGTGCTGGCCGGGCGAGGTGCACCTCGTCCTCGGGTTCCGGTCGCCGCGCGACTTCATTTTCCGCGAGGAGCTGGCCGCGCTCCAGGCGCGCCACCCCAACCTCGCCGTCACCGTCACCATGAGCGCCCCGGGGGACGAGCCGTGGTCCGGCCGCGTCGGCCGAATCGATGCGGCCCTGCTCGCGTCGGCCGTGCCCAACCTCGCCGCCCAACAGGTTCACGTGTGCGGCCCGCTGCCGATGATGGACGCGATCATCGCCGCACTCGGCTCCCTCGGTGTCCCCCCTGCCCAAATCAAGCGGGAGGCGTTCGGGACGGTCAAACGCAGTCCGTCTGGAAAGGAGACCACATCAACGGAGATCGCGGGCAGGGCTCTCTTCCTGGCTTCCGGCGTGACCGCGCCCGTCCCGGTCGATGCGACGATCCTCGACGCCGCCGATACGGCCGGTGTCCCCATCGACAACGCCTGCCGTTCCGGCACGTGCGCCTCCTGTCGCGTGAAGCTGGTCTCGGGCCGGGTAACAATGGCCGCCGAGGATGCGCTGACCGATCAAGACCGGGCAGAGGGTTACATCCTGGCCTGCCAGGCCAAGATCCAGGGCGACGTCGAAGTCGACGCTTAA